CTTCCCTTCGGGAAATTGCCGAATTGCCGAATTACCGAATTGCCAAATTTCTAAATTTCTAAATTATAACTACTTCTTCCAAAGCCCTTCCATCTGTTCGAGGGTTTTATTACGGGTTTCGGGGACTATCTTCCACATGAACCAGGCAGCAAGGAGACCCATGATTCCATAGATCCAATAGGAGAACCCCTGGTGGAAGATGGCATTGAGGGCGCTGCTCTTATCCATCATAGGGAAGGTCCAGGAGACGAGATAATTGGAAATCCATTGTGCAGCAACTGCTACAGCCATTGCTCGGCCACGGATTCGGTTAGGGAATATTTCGGAGAGGAGGACCCAGGTAACTGGTCCCCAACTTACTGCGAATGATGCAACATAGGTAAGCATGAAAATAAGGGCCGCAAAACCGACTTTTTCAAGGAAGAAAAAGAAGCCCAGGGCAATCATACTAACAGCCATTCCAATTGCACCAATAATCATTAATGGCTTTCTGCCGTATCGGTCAACTGTAAAGATGGCAACAACAGTGAAAGTCAAGTTGATAATCCCGACGATAATGGTTTGAAGAAGAGAGGCATCGGTATTATTACCCAGGTTTTTGAAGATTTCCGGAGCATAATACAGCACAACATTAATTCCGACAAATTGCTGGAAAATTGAGAGTAAAATACCTATGATTACCACCAGGAATCCGTAGGAGAAAAGCTTTGAACTGCCAACAGCATTTACAGAAGTTCTGATTTCTTCCATAACCTCCCGCGCCAGTTTTTCGCCATTGATCTTCGACAGAATACGGTTTGCCTTTTCTTCCTTGTTCTGCATTACTAGCCATCTCGGACTTTCAGGAACAAAGAACAGAAGAATAAGAAAAATAACTCCCGGGATAGTCTCTGAGAAGAACATCCAGCGCCAGCCAAAGGAATGAAGCCATTCTTCACTTCCCTGGAGAGAGATGGCATAATTAACGAAATAAACTACCAACATTCCGAAAATGATGGCAAACTGATTCCATGAAACCAGGTTGCCTCTTTTAGAAGCCGGCGATATTTCAGCAATATACATAGGGGAAAGCATAGAGGCGAGTCCGACCCCTACCCCACCAATGATGCGATAAATGATGAATGCTGTGAGGAATCCGGAAACATCATTACCAACAGGAGCCAACAATAATTCGGGGAATCCTGAACCTATGGCAGAGATAATCAATAAGACTGCCGCTACAATCAGGCCGTTTCGTCTTCCCATCTTCAGAGCAATCCAACCACCTAAAAGTCCACCGATGATGCAACCTACCAACGCTGCTGAGACGGTAAATCCCAGCAGGGAGTTTGCCGCGGTTTCCTGCAGGCCACGGGGGTCGATGAAATTGATTTTCAATGAACTTACTGTCCCGGAAATCACGGCTGTGTCATATCCAAACAGGAGTCCGCCAAGGGTTGCCACCAGGGTAAGGCTCCAGAGGTAAGTGGTGTTGATGGATGTTTTATTCATGATGTTTCTTATTAAATTCGGTATATATTTTTCTGGGATATTGCCATTGAGTTTAAAAATGCGACTGAGTAATTAAAACCACCACAAATTACACAAATGAACCACAAATGAGCTCAAATGCACCCATTATCCCGACATCACTCAGAGCCAAAGGCTCCCCATCGGACACTCAGCACTCAGCACCCGGCACCCGGCACTCAGAGCCAAAGGCTCCCCTTCGGGGCACCCGGCACTAAATAAAGGAATTGAGCAATTGTTCGTACAACTCCTGTTTCCCGCTGATCATCGAAGGTTCCCCGGTAGCTTTGGCAATATTCCTTAGGTCCTCAAGGTTCAACAATCCGTTTTCAAAGGATTTTCCTATACCTGAGTCAAAAGATGCATAACGCTGGCGACGAAGTTCAAGGTAATTCGATTCTCTGAGAATGGCATCAGCAATGATAAGGCTGCGTGCGAAAGTATCCATTGCAGCTACATGGGCAATAAAGATATCCTCAAGATCGGTTGAATTCCTGCGGGTTTTGGCATCGAAATTTATTCCTCCTGTTGTGAAACCTCCTGCTTGCAGAATCACTAGCAGAGACTCCACTGTTTCATAAAGATTGATCGGGAACTGATCGGTATCCCATCCATTCTGATAATCACCCCGGTTCGCATCTATGCTTCCCAGCAATCCGGCATCTGCAGCCATTTGCAGTTCATGCTGGAATGTGTGGCCGGCAAGGGTAGCATGATTTACCTCAATGTTCAGTTTGAAATCCTTATCCAATCCGAAATGCCTGAGGAAGCCAATTACAGTTTCAGTATCAAAATCATATTGGTGTTTTGTAGGCTCCATGGGTTTTGGTTCAATAAGGAAAGTCCCTTTGAACCCTTTACTCCTGGCATAATCGCGTGCCATGGTGAGGAAAGTGGCCAGGTGCTCTTTCTCTCTCTTTGTATCTGTGTTCAGCAGACTCATATAACCTTCCCGTCCACCCCAGAACACATAATTTTCACCCCCTAATGCAATAGTTGCATCCAGGGCATTTTTCACCTGGGTACCGGCATGGGCTATTACCTGGAAATCAGGATTGGTTGAGGCTCCATTCATGTACCGAGGATTAGAGAACACATTGGCTGTTCCCCATAATA
This window of the Bacteroidales bacterium genome carries:
- the xylE gene encoding D-xylose transporter XylE, with the translated sequence MNKTSINTTYLWSLTLVATLGGLLFGYDTAVISGTVSSLKINFIDPRGLQETAANSLLGFTVSAALVGCIIGGLLGGWIALKMGRRNGLIVAAVLLIISAIGSGFPELLLAPVGNDVSGFLTAFIIYRIIGGVGVGLASMLSPMYIAEISPASKRGNLVSWNQFAIIFGMLVVYFVNYAISLQGSEEWLHSFGWRWMFFSETIPGVIFLILLFFVPESPRWLVMQNKEEKANRILSKINGEKLAREVMEEIRTSVNAVGSSKLFSYGFLVVIIGILLSIFQQFVGINVVLYYAPEIFKNLGNNTDASLLQTIIVGIINLTFTVVAIFTVDRYGRKPLMIIGAIGMAVSMIALGFFFFLEKVGFAALIFMLTYVASFAVSWGPVTWVLLSEIFPNRIRGRAMAVAVAAQWISNYLVSWTFPMMDKSSALNAIFHQGFSYWIYGIMGLLAAWFMWKIVPETRNKTLEQMEGLWKK
- the xylA gene encoding xylose isomerase: MNHSSSNKEFFPGIGKIIFEGKESRTPLAFKWYDENRVIAGKTMKEHFRFSMAYWHTLLGSGGDPFGPGTKEFPWEQSENIMQRNYDRMDAAFEFMSKIGIPFWCFHDTDVAGDGSVFEIEERLGEMVQYAKTKQTQSGIRLLWGTANVFSNPRYMNGASTNPDFQVIAHAGTQVKNALDATIALGGENYVFWGGREGYMSLLNTDTKREKEHLATFLTMARDYARSKGFKGTFLIEPKPMEPTKHQYDFDTETVIGFLRHFGLDKDFKLNIEVNHATLAGHTFQHELQMAADAGLLGSIDANRGDYQNGWDTDQFPINLYETVESLLVILQAGGFTTGGINFDAKTRRNSTDLEDIFIAHVAAMDTFARSLIIADAILRESNYLELRRQRYASFDSGIGKSFENGLLNLEDLRNIAKATGEPSMISGKQELYEQLLNSFI